In one window of uncultured Acetobacteroides sp. DNA:
- a CDS encoding tetratricopeptide repeat protein, producing MKRILGIMMGLLLVVNVFGQDDKVALLISEGTELHDQGKYDDAIAKYKAALDIDKNSSVANYEISFTYMVTGKYDEAIAYSKKAIDRNDDIQQGAYIVLGTSWDMKGKPEKAIEAYLDGLKKFPQSSLLSYNLALTLFNQKEYDRAEDAAIQAIFNNPNHASSHMVLSSIMQAKGLRVKSILPLYYFLMLEPNSKRSASQYALLLQKLGQGVVQKDEKNISVSLPSFSTNSDSFSAAEMMVSLQAATRYTEENTGKSDMEFFKESTPKIFRMLSELKKDSKGFWWDLYVTKFQNLEQAGCCEAFCYYISQSDSTKGSKSWIFENPGKLQEFMNWMNTK from the coding sequence ATGAAAAGAATTCTGGGGATTATGATGGGTTTACTGCTGGTAGTAAACGTATTTGGGCAGGACGATAAAGTTGCGCTGCTGATATCGGAAGGCACAGAGCTGCACGATCAGGGAAAGTACGATGACGCTATTGCAAAGTATAAGGCGGCGCTAGACATCGATAAGAACTCGTCGGTGGCTAACTACGAGATTTCGTTCACCTATATGGTGACCGGTAAGTACGATGAAGCCATAGCGTATAGCAAAAAGGCTATAGATAGGAATGACGATATTCAGCAAGGCGCCTATATTGTATTAGGTACTTCATGGGATATGAAGGGAAAGCCGGAGAAGGCCATAGAAGCCTACCTGGATGGTTTAAAGAAATTTCCACAAAGTAGCCTGCTGAGCTACAATCTGGCGCTTACCCTGTTTAACCAAAAGGAGTACGATAGAGCAGAGGATGCTGCAATACAAGCAATTTTCAATAATCCCAATCATGCAAGTAGCCACATGGTGCTATCGTCAATAATGCAGGCTAAGGGATTGCGCGTAAAGTCTATATTGCCGCTATACTATTTTCTCATGCTCGAGCCTAACTCTAAAAGGTCGGCATCGCAATATGCATTACTACTACAAAAGCTAGGGCAGGGTGTAGTGCAAAAGGATGAGAAAAATATTAGCGTAAGCCTGCCATCATTCTCGACGAATAGCGATTCGTTTAGCGCTGCAGAGATGATGGTAAGCCTGCAGGCCGCAACTCGATATACTGAAGAAAATACGGGGAAGAGCGATATGGAATTTTTTAAAGAAAGCACCCCAAAGATATTTAGAATGCTAAGCGAACTAAAGAAAGATAGTAAAGGATTTTGGTGGGACTTATACGTTACCAAGTTCCAAAATTTAGAACAGGCTGGCTGTTGTGAGGCGTTCTGTTACTATATATCCCAGTCCGATAGTACAAAAGGAAGCAAGTCGTGGATTTTTGAGAATCCTGGCAAACTGCAAGAATTTATGAATTGGATGAATACGAAATAG
- a CDS encoding CYTH domain-containing protein: MALEIERKFLVSSEGYKGAARKSYRIVQGYLSSNPERTVRVRVKGERGYLTIKGIANDSGLTRFEWEKEIAVAEADELLKICEPGVIDKIRYEVDFGNHTFEVDEFAGDNRGLVVAEIELSDENEAFEKPDWLGEEVTGDKRYYNSMLSLKPFGRW; this comes from the coding sequence ATGGCACTAGAGATTGAACGGAAATTTTTGGTTAGTTCAGAAGGCTACAAAGGAGCTGCACGTAAGTCGTATCGCATAGTTCAGGGGTACCTGTCGTCGAACCCGGAGCGGACGGTGCGCGTGAGGGTAAAGGGCGAAAGAGGCTACCTTACCATTAAGGGTATTGCCAACGATTCGGGGCTTACCCGCTTTGAGTGGGAGAAGGAGATTGCCGTTGCTGAGGCCGATGAGCTGCTCAAAATCTGCGAGCCTGGGGTAATTGACAAGATTCGCTATGAGGTAGATTTTGGCAACCACACCTTCGAGGTGGACGAGTTTGCGGGGGATAACCGAGGGCTGGTTGTTGCCGAAATAGAGCTGTCGGACGAGAACGAGGCCTTCGAGAAACCCGATTGGCTAGGCGAGGAGGTTACCGGGGATAAGCGCTACTACAACTCGATGCTGAGCCTGAAGCCTTTTGGCAGGTGGTAA
- a CDS encoding TetR/AcrR family transcriptional regulator: MAKSIDTSKLERIKDATVELVVSHGYNAASVSLIAKRAGVADGYLYRFYPSKYDLVSDIFKSKVEQLADVLDDLYSQKGTVREVVYEFVAHIINRAKEAPIQTKFLFMLIHDYTFEIDKGVALRLKETFEKLVQKGQQNGEIKADVTSEDLYVLVIGQSLLYIDSRFRKHFGNEVLESNMAERVANVCLKAIN, from the coding sequence ATGGCGAAAAGCATTGATACCTCGAAGCTCGAAAGAATAAAGGATGCAACGGTTGAGCTGGTGGTTAGCCACGGCTACAATGCGGCATCGGTATCGCTTATTGCCAAGCGGGCAGGTGTGGCAGATGGCTACCTCTACCGCTTTTATCCCAGCAAGTACGATTTGGTATCCGATATATTTAAGAGCAAGGTCGAGCAGCTGGCCGACGTGCTCGACGACCTTTACTCGCAAAAGGGTACCGTGCGCGAGGTGGTTTACGAATTCGTTGCGCATATCATCAATCGCGCCAAGGAGGCCCCCATCCAAACCAAGTTTCTGTTTATGCTGATTCACGATTATACCTTCGAGATCGATAAGGGTGTTGCCTTACGCCTAAAGGAAACTTTCGAGAAGCTGGTGCAAAAGGGGCAGCAGAACGGCGAGATTAAGGCGGATGTTACCTCGGAGGATCTATATGTGCTGGTGATCGGTCAATCGTTGCTGTACATCGATTCCAGGTTCAGGAAGCATTTCGGGAATGAAGTACTCGAGAGCAATATGGCCGAACGCGTAGCCAACGTGTGCTTAAAAGCAATTAACTGA
- a CDS encoding LuxR C-terminal-related transcriptional regulator yields MTDKLAELFDAFRSMHFAALGDSQNENVLLETTIEQLAYNQNALPISVNMGMGEYLFGRNLLSSFDHLSGRALSHEQFKKLIHKDDMAHFEEAILVGMQKIGPLLSEKQHQLALAFECRMRDSRNEYCRMLFRYEIFTCATVDERWVKLLLFPLRGWNQLAMPNSLYVIDTKKKELCYTDKRGSHTRHQLDILRRRIAGQNDVEIGGALCLSPVTIKTHHKNIYAKLGIDSKVRIVLYLQYLGLLRGTDLVKLEERGSCCFLP; encoded by the coding sequence ATGACCGATAAGCTTGCTGAGCTTTTCGATGCCTTTAGAAGCATGCATTTCGCGGCTTTGGGCGATTCGCAGAACGAGAACGTGCTGCTGGAAACCACCATCGAGCAGCTGGCCTACAACCAAAATGCGCTGCCTATTTCGGTAAACATGGGCATGGGGGAGTACCTCTTTGGTCGCAATTTGCTCAGCTCCTTCGACCATCTGAGCGGTAGGGCGCTAAGCCACGAGCAATTCAAAAAACTTATCCATAAGGACGACATGGCGCACTTTGAGGAGGCTATTCTGGTGGGGATGCAAAAGATTGGCCCGCTGCTCTCCGAAAAGCAGCATCAGCTCGCCCTTGCCTTCGAGTGCCGCATGCGCGATAGCCGAAACGAGTACTGCCGAATGCTCTTTAGGTACGAGATCTTTACCTGCGCTACTGTAGACGAGCGTTGGGTGAAGCTGCTGCTGTTCCCGCTTAGAGGCTGGAACCAGCTGGCAATGCCCAATAGCCTATACGTTATCGATACCAAGAAAAAGGAGCTCTGCTATACCGACAAAAGGGGAAGCCACACCAGGCACCAGCTGGATATCCTTAGGCGAAGAATCGCTGGCCAAAACGACGTTGAGATCGGCGGAGCACTTTGCCTTAGTCCGGTGACGATAAAAACTCATCACAAAAATATCTACGCCAAGCTGGGAATAGACTCCAAGGTTAGGATAGTTCTATACCTGCAATACCTGGGCTTGCTCAGGGGAACAGATCTGGTGAAATTAGAGGAGCGAGGCTCATGCTGTTTCCTCCCATAG